A genomic region of Runella rosea contains the following coding sequences:
- a CDS encoding alpha/beta hydrolase, protein MRKYSLALVGCLMVALGGCKLSEVTPAIEEEVTGYKEYFNQAYGADPVQKCDIYAPVTTGERPSEVLILLHGGAWGSGDKSFLIPSVMGLKGRNKNLTIVNANYRLTSTKGIRLEQQMADIQLLVEYLRKNAAKYNITQEGFVIGGVSAGGHLALNYAYSNFSGVKLKGVVGIAAPTDLTSEPLREAGLEIPIQQLIGKTFSDSPEEYQKASPFFIVNHKAPPLTMLFYGGKDRVVPKEQGEILCFKLNLLRLNYRYYFYPEETHDFTADLLIDKILSIY, encoded by the coding sequence ATGCGCAAGTATTCATTAGCATTAGTAGGGTGTTTGATGGTAGCCTTGGGTGGGTGTAAATTATCAGAAGTTACTCCAGCCATTGAAGAGGAAGTGACTGGATATAAAGAGTATTTTAATCAGGCTTACGGTGCGGACCCAGTTCAAAAATGCGACATATATGCCCCTGTGACAACGGGAGAGCGCCCTTCGGAAGTGTTGATATTGTTGCACGGAGGAGCGTGGGGGTCTGGAGATAAGTCGTTTCTGATTCCCAGCGTGATGGGACTCAAAGGTCGAAACAAAAATTTAACCATCGTCAATGCCAATTACCGCCTTACGAGTACCAAAGGTATTCGATTAGAACAGCAAATGGCAGACATCCAACTGTTGGTGGAGTATTTGCGAAAAAATGCCGCTAAGTATAACATCACCCAAGAGGGGTTTGTGATTGGCGGGGTGAGCGCGGGAGGACATTTGGCCTTAAATTATGCCTATTCCAATTTTTCTGGGGTAAAGCTCAAAGGAGTGGTGGGTATAGCTGCTCCTACCGACCTGACTTCTGAGCCGCTCCGGGAAGCGGGACTCGAAATCCCGATTCAACAACTAATCGGAAAAACCTTCTCAGATTCGCCCGAAGAATACCAAAAAGCAAGTCCTTTTTTTATCGTTAATCACAAGGCCCCACCGCTTACGATGCTTTTTTACGGGGGCAAAGACCGGGTAGTTCCCAAAGAGCAGGGCGAAATTCTCTGCTTCAAACTCAACCTACTGCGCTTGAACTACCGCTATTATTTTTATCCCGAAGAAACCCACGATTTTACGGCAGATTTGCTAATTGATAAAATATTGAGTATCTACTGA
- a CDS encoding SDR family NAD(P)-dependent oxidoreductase encodes MFSLTDKVALITGGASGIGLAISQLFAQQGAHVHILELNETLAQSVATELQNEGFKAQAHGLDVSKQADVIATIDAISQQHPIDILVNNAGIAHIGKAHTTTESDFDRIMNVNVKGMYNCLFATIPHFLSKGSGVILNTASVAASVGIPDRFAYSTGKGAVIAMTLSVAKDYLHNNIRCNCLSPARVHTPFVDGFIAKNYPGQEEEMFEKLSKTQPIGRMAKPKEVAALALYLCSDEAGFITGCDYLIDGGFVKLNN; translated from the coding sequence ATGTTTTCACTTACCGATAAAGTAGCCCTCATTACGGGTGGTGCCAGTGGCATTGGACTGGCAATCAGCCAACTTTTCGCCCAACAAGGCGCCCACGTCCACATTCTTGAACTGAACGAAACGCTCGCGCAAAGTGTGGCCACAGAACTCCAAAATGAAGGGTTTAAAGCCCAAGCCCACGGGCTGGATGTTTCCAAACAGGCCGATGTTATTGCGACAATTGACGCCATTTCCCAACAACATCCCATTGACATTTTAGTCAATAACGCAGGAATCGCCCACATCGGAAAAGCGCATACCACCACCGAAAGTGACTTTGACCGTATCATGAACGTCAATGTAAAGGGAATGTACAATTGCCTTTTTGCTACTATCCCCCATTTCTTGTCCAAAGGGAGTGGTGTTATTTTGAATACCGCTTCAGTAGCAGCATCCGTTGGGATTCCCGATCGTTTTGCGTACTCGACTGGTAAGGGTGCCGTCATTGCCATGACACTCTCGGTGGCTAAAGATTATTTACATAACAATATCCGTTGTAATTGCCTCTCGCCCGCCCGCGTACATACGCCTTTTGTGGATGGCTTTATTGCCAAAAACTACCCAGGGCAAGAAGAAGAAATGTTTGAGAAACTTTCTAAAACACAACCCATCGGGCGAATGGCAAAACCCAAAGAAGTGGCCGCGTTGGCACTTTACCTGTGTTCTGACGAAGCGGGTTTCATTACGGGCTGTGATTACTTAATCGACGGTGGATTTGTAAAATTGAATAATTAA
- a CDS encoding SH3 domain-containing protein yields MKSKKWLAICWKWMFLLIITLSAQAQDVNLPQADSLFLSGRQAEAKVLYEKHLSQVINTTTIPIPIYYKLAFISEKQNDYARALYYLSMIYNKQPRQNILNKINEIAANHNLAGYEVDDFSFVFLFFRKYSLYFNLFLLIVAIYAFWALNQKRVRGESIRSRHKFVVIAYLIALLLLLNLPDSYQIAIINKGQTYLRAAPSSAAPVTLSIARGNKVTVIGETDEWLRIWWDQQPLYVRKLDVWRVR; encoded by the coding sequence TTGAAGAGCAAAAAATGGTTAGCGATTTGTTGGAAATGGATGTTTTTACTCATCATCACGCTATCGGCACAGGCGCAGGACGTAAACCTACCGCAGGCTGATTCGTTGTTTCTAAGTGGTCGGCAGGCTGAGGCAAAGGTGCTATACGAAAAACACCTTTCACAGGTCATCAACACGACCACTATTCCCATTCCGATTTATTATAAATTGGCTTTCATCAGCGAAAAGCAAAACGACTATGCGCGGGCGCTTTATTATCTAAGCATGATTTATAATAAACAACCCCGTCAAAATATATTGAATAAAATCAATGAAATTGCGGCCAACCACAACCTAGCGGGTTATGAAGTGGATGATTTCAGTTTTGTTTTTCTGTTCTTTCGCAAGTATTCCCTTTACTTCAATTTATTTTTGTTGATTGTAGCCATTTATGCATTTTGGGCGTTAAACCAAAAGAGAGTCAGGGGAGAATCTATCAGAAGCCGTCATAAATTTGTGGTGATTGCCTATCTGATTGCCCTGCTTTTACTGCTCAATCTCCCTGATTCTTACCAAATTGCCATCATTAACAAAGGTCAAACCTACTTGCGAGCTGCCCCCTCCTCGGCGGCTCCAGTCACATTGTCGATTGCCCGGGGAAATAAAGTAACGGTCATAGGCGAAACCGACGAATGGCTCCGAATTTGGTGGGACCAACAGCCGCTTTACGTTCGTAAATTAGACGTTTGGAGGGTACGTTGA
- a CDS encoding CHRD domain-containing protein, with the protein MKRLTQALPVFFALFTVGVMVGCKDEGPHTNPEVKFEATLTGANEVPPVTTSATGRMEGIYNKETKTLTYTITYSGLTPTAGHFHSGNSWETGGVIHTFSGVATSPISGRWEGLNQQQENLLFSGLFYANLHTAVNRGGEIRGQVNMSDFVAWKAARQ; encoded by the coding sequence ATGAAGAGATTGACGCAAGCTTTACCCGTTTTTTTCGCCCTGTTCACGGTAGGCGTTATGGTTGGCTGTAAAGACGAAGGTCCACACACAAATCCTGAAGTTAAATTTGAAGCGACGCTGACCGGTGCTAATGAGGTTCCTCCTGTTACAACCAGTGCTACAGGAAGGATGGAAGGGATTTACAACAAAGAAACCAAAACCCTTACTTATACCATTACGTATTCTGGCCTTACACCGACTGCTGGCCACTTCCATAGCGGAAACAGTTGGGAAACTGGCGGAGTTATCCATACGTTTAGTGGAGTAGCAACATCACCTATTTCTGGTAGATGGGAGGGATTAAACCAGCAACAAGAAAATCTGCTTTTCTCAGGACTGTTTTACGCAAATCTTCACACGGCTGTTAATAGAGGTGGAGAAATTCGCGGTCAGGTAAATATGTCTGACTTTGTGGCCTGGAAGGCAGCCCGCCAATAA
- a CDS encoding aconitate hydratase gives MALFDLDMMQSLYAKLGERVEAARKVVGRPLTYTEKILYAHLTQGDATTVYERGKSYVDFGPDRVAMQDATAQMALLQFMQAGRPKVAVPSTVHCDHLITAQVGSSEDLSKAVVENQEVYDFLSSVSNKYGIGFWKPGAGIIHQVVLENYAFPGGMMIGTDSHTVNAGGLGMIAIGVGGADACDVMAGLPWELKFPKLIGVKLTGKLSGWTSPKDVILKVAGILTVKGGTGAIVEYFGEGATSMSCTGKGTICNMGAEIGATTSTFAYDESMERYLRSTGRDAVADIANTVKEHLTADAGVYAEPEKYFDQVIEINLSELEPHLNGPFTPDLATPISKMKEAALANGWPTKIEVGLIGSCTNSSYEDIARSASLARQVAAKHLKTKAEFTITPGSEQVRYTVERDGFLATFDEIGGKVFANACGPCIGMWARVGAEKQERNTIVHSFNRNFAKRADGNPNTLAFVGSPELVTALAIAGDLTFNPLTDTLINELGEEVRLDDPSGDELPPRGFDVEDAGYQAPAEDGSGISVAVSPTSNRLQLLDPFAAWEGTDLKGLKVLIKAKGKCTTDHISMAGPWLKYRGHLDNISNNLLIGAVNFFNEKTDNVKNQLTGEYGPVPATQRAYKAAGIGSIVVGDENYGEGSSREHAAMEPRHLGVRAVLVKSFARIHETNLKKQGMLALTFADKADYDKIQEDDSVDILGLTEFAPGKSLTLVFNHADGTKDEVVVNHTYNDQQIEWFKAGAALNIIRAQVAGN, from the coding sequence ATGGCATTATTTGATTTAGATATGATGCAAAGCCTCTATGCTAAGCTCGGCGAACGAGTAGAGGCTGCTCGTAAAGTGGTAGGCCGTCCGCTTACGTATACAGAAAAAATTCTGTATGCTCACCTTACACAAGGAGACGCAACCACCGTTTATGAGCGTGGAAAATCATACGTTGATTTTGGTCCCGACCGCGTAGCTATGCAGGATGCAACGGCTCAAATGGCGTTGTTGCAATTCATGCAGGCAGGTCGTCCTAAAGTAGCGGTTCCTTCAACCGTACACTGTGACCACTTAATTACGGCCCAGGTAGGCTCCTCAGAAGATTTGAGTAAAGCAGTGGTTGAAAATCAGGAAGTATATGATTTCCTTTCTTCTGTTTCCAATAAATACGGCATTGGCTTCTGGAAACCCGGAGCGGGTATCATTCACCAAGTGGTGCTTGAAAACTACGCTTTTCCGGGCGGTATGATGATTGGAACCGACTCACACACCGTAAATGCGGGTGGATTAGGGATGATTGCCATCGGAGTGGGTGGCGCAGATGCTTGCGACGTGATGGCTGGATTGCCGTGGGAGCTTAAATTCCCTAAATTAATCGGGGTAAAACTAACGGGTAAATTGAGTGGCTGGACGTCGCCAAAAGACGTAATCCTGAAAGTAGCGGGTATTCTGACCGTAAAAGGCGGAACGGGTGCTATCGTGGAATATTTTGGCGAAGGAGCTACTTCGATGTCATGTACTGGTAAAGGAACGATCTGTAACATGGGTGCCGAAATCGGAGCCACGACTTCCACCTTTGCGTACGACGAGTCGATGGAGCGCTACTTGCGTTCAACGGGCCGTGATGCCGTAGCTGATATTGCCAATACGGTGAAAGAACACCTTACCGCAGATGCTGGAGTTTACGCTGAACCCGAAAAATATTTTGACCAAGTTATTGAAATCAACCTCAGCGAACTGGAGCCACATTTGAACGGCCCCTTTACGCCTGACTTGGCAACGCCGATTTCAAAAATGAAAGAAGCGGCTTTGGCCAACGGTTGGCCGACCAAAATTGAAGTAGGCTTGATTGGTTCATGCACCAACTCTTCTTATGAAGACATTGCTCGTTCTGCTTCGTTGGCGCGTCAGGTGGCGGCCAAACACCTTAAAACCAAAGCTGAATTTACCATTACACCTGGCTCTGAGCAGGTGCGCTACACGGTAGAAAGAGATGGCTTCTTGGCCACTTTTGACGAAATTGGTGGTAAAGTATTTGCCAATGCTTGCGGTCCCTGCATCGGGATGTGGGCGCGGGTGGGTGCTGAAAAGCAAGAGCGCAACACCATTGTTCACTCGTTCAACCGTAACTTTGCCAAACGGGCCGACGGAAACCCCAATACGCTGGCATTCGTAGGCTCGCCTGAATTGGTGACGGCCTTGGCCATTGCTGGTGATTTGACGTTTAACCCCCTGACTGACACCCTCATCAATGAATTGGGAGAAGAGGTAAGACTTGATGATCCAAGCGGAGATGAATTGCCACCACGTGGTTTTGATGTAGAAGATGCGGGCTATCAAGCCCCCGCCGAAGACGGTAGCGGTATTTCAGTAGCAGTTTCGCCGACGTCGAATCGTCTGCAATTGCTCGACCCGTTCGCGGCTTGGGAAGGTACCGACCTCAAAGGCTTGAAAGTGTTGATTAAAGCCAAAGGAAAGTGTACTACCGACCACATTTCGATGGCTGGTCCGTGGTTGAAGTACCGTGGTCACTTAGACAATATTTCAAATAACCTTTTGATTGGTGCCGTAAACTTCTTTAATGAGAAAACGGATAACGTTAAAAACCAATTGACGGGCGAGTATGGCCCAGTACCGGCTACCCAACGCGCTTACAAAGCCGCGGGTATCGGTTCGATTGTTGTGGGTGATGAAAACTACGGCGAAGGTTCCTCACGTGAGCACGCGGCCATGGAGCCTCGTCACTTGGGAGTACGTGCGGTACTGGTAAAATCGTTTGCCCGTATTCACGAAACCAACCTGAAAAAACAAGGAATGTTGGCATTAACATTTGCGGATAAGGCTGATTACGATAAAATTCAGGAAGACGACAGCGTTGATATTTTAGGATTGACAGAATTTGCTCCTGGAAAATCGTTGACGTTGGTATTCAACCACGCCGATGGTACCAAAGACGAAGTAGTAGTCAATCATACTTACAACGACCAACAAATCGAGTGGTTTAAGGCAGGTGCCGCTTTGAATATCATTCGTGCACAAGTTGCTGGTAATTAA